In Oryza sativa Japonica Group chromosome 2, ASM3414082v1, the following are encoded in one genomic region:
- the LOC107276605 gene encoding putative F-box protein At3g10240: MVPRGAALGRGRGVDEHPRDGDPVGDGFPGEREGEEEERVVEAEVGGGELWAEEVQHIATPTATQLGAAAMNDDVVAEILLRLPAKSVLRCRAVCRSWRRITTADYFVAAHSRRRPLQLLGYTGPNDESLRDDEFLVTSAPVNAETMLICNPATRQLVNLPPVSTGGVVVDRNDLRLHSSAFYFHRPSGEYRVLCYRKGTNYILSTGSGEARRLGPVPDQQRRTCSFSAVTVGKTVGESVYWDRREVDDRSRIMAFDTVSERFRAVAPPPVEHADEGPLLDMHGRHARRGGDAGGAVPGRVGQRRRRRREMGLGVRHQGEEDAQLLSS, translated from the exons ATGGTcccccgcggcgcggcgctcgggAGGGGCCGCGGGGTCGACGAGCACCCTCGGGACGGGGACCCTGTGGGGGACGGGTTCCCCGGCGAgcgagaaggagaggaggaggagcgagtcgtcgaggcggaggtcggcggcggagagctCTGGGCGGAAGAG GTGCAGCACATTGCGACCCCGACCGCAACCCAATTAGGCGCGGCCGCGATGAACGACGACGTGGTGGCTGAGATCCTCTTGCGGTTGCCGGCGAAGAGCGTCCTCCGgtgccgcgccgtctgccgGAGCTGGCGCCGCATCACCACCGCCGACTACTTCGTCGCCGCccactcccgccgccggccgctgcaGCTCCTCGGCTACACGGGGCCCAACGACGAGTCGCTGCGCGACGACGAATTCTTGGTCACCTCCGCCCCG GTGAACGCCGAGACCATGCTCATCTGCAACCCGGCGACACGGCAGCTCGTCAATCTGCCGCCGGTGAGCactggcggcgtcgtcgtcgaccggaACGACCTCCGGCTCCACTCTTCCGCCTTCTACTTCCACCGGCCGTCCGGCGAGTACCGCGTGCTGTGCTACCGGAAGGGCACCAACTACATCCTCTCCACCGGCTCCGGcgaggcgcggcggctcggcccCGTCCCCGACCAGCAACGCAGGACTTGCTCCTTCTCCGCCGTGACCGTCGGCAAGACGGTCGGCGAGAGCGTGTACTGGGACCGCCGTGAGGTCGACGATCGGAGCCGGATAATGGCGTTCGACACGGTGTCGGAGAGGTTCCGGgcggtcgcgccgccgccggtggagcATGCCGACGAAGGCCCGCTGCTGGACATGCATGGACGGCACGCTCGCCGTGGCGGCGATGCCGGCGGAGCCGTACCTGGACGTGTGGGccagagacggcggcggcggcgagag ATGGGGCTTGGTGTACGACACCAAGGAGAAGAGGATGCTCAGCTGCTCTCATCGTAG